Within Seriola aureovittata isolate HTS-2021-v1 ecotype China chromosome 12, ASM2101889v1, whole genome shotgun sequence, the genomic segment TTTGTTACAATTTTTACAGTGGCTGTATGTCAGCACAGTACAGCATGTGTGCTGGATGCCacttgcttttatgtttttcgGGTCTTTATAAATATGTTGGTTATCAGAACATCGGCATGTTTAGGCCGGAGGTGGAAAAGAAAGTCATTTGGTCCTTGTTCCCAGAGACAACGGAGACAATCATCAACAAGGAGCCATGCATTGCTAGGACAGCAGCTGATCTTCATATTTCAAATTTCATAGTGCACGCACTGGATTAGCACGCCAGCCACAATTGCATAATTATTGCTTTCGCAATAGTTTGCATTGTGCACCTGTCTATGTAGGCGCATATACTATCTTGATGATGTGCcattaaaataacaatgaaatactGTGCCTTTGACTTCAGACTACGGCtaaccacacctcattttaagacaagCACGCCCATGGGCGCTCAGATGGCTGCAAGtacatttgttatttaaacaACGAGGGTGCTGGAAAGGAAAATCACAAATGCATCAGTCTGAATCTAGCGAAGACATTTGCACTGTGCGTGCCTCAGCTTTACGCCAGGTGTAAGATGGGGCCCTTGGAGATCAGGCTACATTAAATAACATCAATAACAGCAGATTCAAACAAAATTCTTTGTAAAGTTCTTAAAAAATCTAAAgatttgtcaaaaaaatttgCCATTCAAGTAACACTTTTTCTCCGTGCTCATTTGCCTTTCTCCTCTCCTATTTCTAACAAGTCATGTGTCCCAATCACATACTTGAATCAGGCACGATTGCATAGAACTGGATACTAGTCTCCAAGATGGCACCCATTAATTCCAATAAAAGCCACTCATGCAGCACATAAgccaaaaatgttttctttcttcttgttaTGCTTATGTGTTCTGTAGACCCCTGCTCATGAGctcaagtattttttttcccctaaggCCATCAGCCCATCCCACTGACTACAATGAGGTGATGTCATACACAAATTGACTAACTCATTGCGCTGTAAAACTGTGCCTGAAAACACGCAATCTTAACTTAAAATATTATGCcatcaaatgtttaaaatctgAGTGGTGTAGATACACACACTGGTATTACTTTCACAGTCATTTGGGCCTGATTGCTGATTGCTTGCAGAAACCCTATAATATTCTACCATTGTTGAAGCAATGCAGGATAAGGCCATATTCAGACTGACTTCAGCTCTACGTGAATAAATGCTGCCAAAGTTCAATCTCACTAAATACATAGAAACGCACTTTCCTGGTATATTTCGTTGCAATGTGgtgataaaagatgaaaaatagtTGCCACCATGTTAAATTTAgagttgtaaaatcctgtctgTGACTATTTCAAACAGTTGTgcagtgttttgctgtttgataAGCTTTTAAATGCATTAATCTGTTACTCAAGTTGGACTCCCTGGaattgtatttcattgtctcaTAGGTACCTTATCAAGATGCCCCCTGAGCTATTTTAACACTGGGATGTTTTTGGTCGGAATGACGCTAACACCATACATTTATACAAACACATGAAATCCCAGCACAAAATTCAATAAGATGAAGCTATGAAGGCCACATAACTTATTTAAGAATATAAACCTTCAAAATACAGAGAGAAGATTGAAAAGCAATAGCCCTGTCAAGATCAGTTATGTGTTATTGTGCAAAGATAGAAAGGCCTATGCCTGAAGTGAAAAAGGTTTGCATTTAACCTTTGGGATGCTACAGTGCTAACTTTGGTTTTTATAATAACACTTGTGATGGTGGAATATCTAAGAAggctttacttttcttttccagGTCATGGCAGCTGAAATGTCATGTCTGACAGGTGTTGATGAAGATGACAAAGATGCAGATCCTGAGATCAATGCCCTCTCACTCCTGCAAGAGCCAGTGAGAATGGCTCAAGGATCAGCCTCTTGCACCGATTCTTTCGGCAAGCCTTCTCTGAAACAAAATAGTGTCCTAGATGTTATGTCAAACACAGATATGTTGTCTCCAGTTGGCCTGGGAAATGGACCTTCTTCGCATCAGGCTACACAAGCCCATGAACTCAATAGCATCTCCACAgataaagaggaggagaagagcatCACCCCACTAAAAACTGTGCAGGAAATTGACACTGCAGGAATTTGGGGTTTTGACGTAGACTCACCTGAGAACTCACTGGATAATTTTAGTAGTGCCAGTGACCTTCATTGGGACCCTCACAAAGAATTTATGCAATTTTTGTGGGAGAACCATGGTGATTCTCCTGGTGAGGAGCCTAAAGAGGAAGTCCCTCCAAGTAATAGCCAAAGGAGAAGGAAACGGAAAATGGACATGGTTGTCATGGTGGATCCCTCAGAAGACCTTTACCCTGACCTGAGCCGCAAGTCATCTGAGGAACTGTCTGATACCGAAGGCCCAGAAGACTCCATTCCTGTCAGAAAAGTCCGAAAGTCAAGGAAGTTCCCCAAGTCACAGTCGTCGCCAACAGGGAAAGTTTCGAAGTATCCCAATGGAACTGTAAAGGCCATCAAGGAAATTCTTTACAATGCCCCTGCGAGAAATTCACATGAGAACAGTATAGGTCATGGGCTTTCACCATTGAAGGGGAGGCTCACAATAAATTCTCATTCAGAGGAGAAGCTATCACGTTACCCTTGCTCAAAATGTAAACTCATTTTCAAGAAAGAGCATCATTTGCATCGTCATATGAAGTCTCATGTTGACCCTCCGAATATTTCGCCAAAGCCTTTTATATGCCGTGAATGTGGACAGTCTTTCAGACAAAGTGGTTCACTTATTGAGCACATGTCCATCCACCAGGAGAAGAGAACAAGACTCACTGAAGAGGTCAAAAGCATAAATGATAAGAAGAAAgaggataaaaacatgaagctttTCTGCCCTCAGTGCCCATTTGGAACAAACTGCCCAAACACGTTTGTTCAACATGCGAAAACGCATGAGAAGGACAAGAGAAGATTTAGATGTGACAAATGTAGCTTCAGGACTCTGAGTGAGAATGACCTTAGGAGACATAACATTATGCAGCACACTGTTATTACAGTTAGAAAGCAGATCCAGGATGATGACACTCAAACCTTCTCTTGTAACGTTTGTTCTTACAGAGCTtttagcaaaaatgtttttaagaatCACCTTCTTCGGCGCCATCAACAAACTTTTGAGGAATACGAAGCTGCAAAGCGtagagagaaaaatgtgcagATCCAGAATGACGACTCTGAAACCTTCTCCTGTAACATTTGTTCTTACAGAGCTTTtagcaaacatgtttttgagaaTCACCTTCTGCGACGCCATCAACAAACTTTTGAAGAATACGAAGCTGCTCATTGTAGTGACAAAAATGCACAACCATCTAGGGATCAACATGTGCCTACTTGTAAAATCCCTGTTGAAGATGCAGAGTTTACATCTAAAATCTCAATAAAAAATCAGATCTCTTCTAGAAGAGCTTGCTCACCTAGTGACTCTAATGATATTTCAGACTTATTCAAAAATAGCAAGATTAAGAGAGGTCTCAAGTCTCAACTGACAGAATCAAAGCTTGATAAATCCATTAATGTTCTCCTGTCACGACAAAGACATGGAAAGAAGACTACTGAACAGAAGAAGGAAAGCAATAATTGCAGTACATCTGTTCAGAATTCCAAAAGTGACAAAGATGGCTCTGATCAGTTGCCAGGAACATTGACTGTCAAGGTTGAAGATTCAGCTTTATCCCCAAATGGGCCCTCCAGTGCAGCTGAAAGTGATCTCAAAAGCATGGGTGAACCCAAGTTTAACGTAGCTCAGTCCACAGTCAAAAAGTCACCGTCTAAACGGAAGATGTCCACTCCATATCGCAACACCTGTGACCAAGACTCATGCTTCATCTTACCAAAACCTTTGCCAAGTCCCAAGAAAATAaaccaagaagaagaagtggcCAACTTTgatgaaaaagacattttccaGTTTAAGGATACAGATCCCAACTCAAATTCTTTTGACAATGgaatcaagaaagaaaaacaaaacatcatttataCCTATAGCAGAAGAATGTCCATGAGGGGTGCTCTGCAGGCATCTAAAAGgctgtttgagaaaataaagactgaagaGCAAGAACAGACTGACCCTGAAATCAAAGAAGAATGCATAGAAACAGAAGTATTCCAAGAAACCTTTGACTCCCACCAAATACCATTGAGGGAATCACTTGAAGATGATTTGTCAGAATTGGAATCAGACCGCAAGAACTGTCCGTACTGTCCTGCAGTCTTTGAGTCAGGTGTTGGATTGTCCAATCATGTTAGAGGGCATCTTCATAGGGTCGGATTGAGCTACAACGCACGCCATGTAGTGCCTCCTGAGCAGGTGGCTTCTCAAGACAGGAGGCCACGAATTCGACGGAAGATTTCAGCATTCAGGAGATTGAAAAAAGGTACTTCAGTAATTACTGCATGCTCTTCTATAGAAGGAAAACTTTGGTGTATAACaacttggcttttatttttgtggttcTGAGTCAGTTATTATTAAGCCTTACTTACTACTTACCTAAGTAATTGTTGACATCTTGGAATGTGGCACCACTGTGCAACTTAAGACAAGGATTAGACTCCATCAGTTTACTGACTGACTTCTTAATTTAACTATTAGCTAATGTACTTAGCATAACTGTGTGCACTTAcagtttttctgtgaaaattaaaagagaaaaccaAATTTATATAGCTATGCTCTCACGACTGGTCAACGGACAGACCTGTTTTAAACTTCGTTTAAATGATAGTTTTCCTTTATATGTACTTTGTTACTAAGTTCAAACTAATCATATGGTACTTTTAATGCATACTGATAATGTTTAtgcttatttctttctttttttccagtgttACAGATGGAGTCAGATTCTGAGACTGTGAAGAGTATTCACTCCTGTCCATTATGTGGAGATTCATTTGATAACAGGACTGGGCAGTCCAACCACATACGAGGCCACCTCAAAAAGCTTGGTAAAAGCTTTTCAACAAAGAACAAATCCCCATTATTTTTACTCCGGGAGTTGATGCGCGACAAGAAGGAGTTCCAGCGGGCGCTTCAAATTCTGGGAAAGAGACGGAACCATTTCCAGTATGGTGCTTCACCAAAGCTGTCCAACGCTGATCGTTTCACGCCACCCCCCATTGGAATCCCAAAAAGTAATTCTATTCCAAGAGTTTGCACTGATGCCAAACCACTGATCTCCACGTTTTCTTTAGCGGAAATGGAACCTGAAAAAAGGCAACTAGAGACTAAGTTGGATGTTAAAAATTCACTCTCAGGCACAACTGCCTTGATAGGAAttctgaagaggaggaagtgtcaGGAAGACGCCAGACTAAAGGGCTCCTCTCTGATATCAAGGAACTCTTTAACAGTTTCTTCAAACAGTGAGCACAGTTCAGGATCAAGAGTTGCAGCTTCACTGCCAAACTCAATATCCGGTAAGTAACTTCCAGATAGTAGTAACCATACAggttaaacaggaagtggaataCTCCAGTGTTAACAGTTTCCTGTTAAGTTGGTTTCATCCAGAAGAATCATGTAATCCTCTTGACGTATTGTGTTTACAAGTGAAAACGCTATGTAACAATTCAGAAACTTACAATTTAACTGTTTAGCACTGTGGGATATACCCATTTAGCTTGGAAGAAAACCTCAGCGTGCAGAGTCTGACAGATATGAAACGTTTAACACTGATGTCAATATTTTAgaggttttaaaaaattaatgatGTTAAATCAGccagtatttgtttttacacacatgACAGAAGAAATTGATaaagcaaacatttttgaaaggattcctcaaataaaagaaatgtgacaGAATTGCACATTGCAGGTTTATCATACATTactataaatgaaaataactgcaacaaaaacacattttagtcaagaaaaataaatgtatacatAAATCAGATTCTTTTAGCATACCTCTCCATTTGTATGCAAATACAGCATTTCTGTGATAAGCCCATATTGGCTCAACAGTATATTGGTCAGGCTAGTCGTAGTATTATGATCATCTTTTCAGAAGGACCAGTGTCGGATTGGCAGATTATAAATTcaggttataaaaacattatcaaaGCAAATAATAAACATTAGACAAGTGTATGATCatacatgtttttaaatacagCTGATCGTCTACCACTAATGTCAAGCCTTAACTTTTGAGGGTTTGTGACGGATAAACAGAACATTGAAAAACACACTATTATCCACAGTTCCTTTGAACTGTAGAACTGAGAGTATGAatcattagtttttattattattattattgttattgttgaagTGGGGTGTCGTCAGCATAAAGGCACAGAATGAGGTTTCCCAATTACCTGCAGATTATGTGGCCAAAATACAAGAGCATGCTGCAAGTAATAATGTTGCAAATCagcattatttttgtttttgtctcaaatccttaatttcataaaaaagaaatgtacgAAATAGCAGAAATGATCTATACAGACTTTGTAAGATTGAACAAAGACAGAACTTGTTTCAATACATTTCTTAATCTCACAATGTGGGATTTTCCTTATGAAGGAGTGTTTGCTGAAATGtgtcaaagaaataaaacaataaactgagGCTGCAGTATTGAAATATTTTCTGAGTGCCACTATTCTAGTTTATAACATGGAACTTGTCAATACTGTCAGTTCAATAGCGCTCTTCCTTCACTGCTAAGACCttattttctaacttttttctaactacatttttaaaacaataacatttattGCATATAGACTATCAAAGGTCAGTATAACCACATTCATTAAGTTcacatcaaaaagaaaacaaaaatcctTTTGTCATAATGAattctgtcatttatttaagAAAGAAATAGTTGAGTGGAGACATTACAAACCTGTCACACAAAGGGAGAAAAGTGCTTGTTGTTAAGTCCATTTCTACAATTCCTCAACACTGCTAACAAATAAGTATCACTATATTTATGTTCTcacttatttgtatttgtattttctatcTTGTCACAGAGAAAGGTGAATTCAACAGGAAGGTGTGCGTCCATTGCAATGCAACTTTCCACAGTGGAGTTAGCTTGTCCAATCACCTCCGGGCATATGCAAAACGAAAAAGGACTGCCTTACTTGAGGGAACCAGTAAGTGCCATCAGCCACTGTCACTGTGCTCCTTGTACTCTCCTACAaccagtgttttttattaactgGTTTTAGctatttaaatcacttttattcATTAAGGTTCACCAATGTTGACTGGGAAGTGTGACGGTGTAAAATCTCGATAAACCTGCCTTTAGgtacagaagaaaacacagtatttcttaaaggtaccctgtgaaGTTCCTGTGTGAACAAACACAGTTATGTTTGTATTCACAGTTTGTCACCAAACCACATAATGCATAGGCTTAAGAGATGTGTGAGAAAAAGGTTTCCTTCCTTTCAAAACATCTgaaatctgatttgttttttctctggaAGAGCATGAAACCATCATTCAGGAATGTTAACACATCACCTACTGTATGTGCTCAGGATAGAAACAAAATGGGAGCCAATCATAAAACTTTACTCCACAGCACTTCTAGTGGTCAAACCCTTTCCTTTCATAGAGGATATTATATAAAAGAGCCATGTTAGTGCTATAATACTTGGCACTTTCTCAACGGGCTGACCAAAAATGAATAATCTGATCAGGAATGCAGTGAGTAAATTTTACCTGCCTAATTGTTTGTGAGTAACTTCAGCACCTGTCAGTTTAtcacaaaggaaaaacattcaCCTCCACTGTATTGGCATGTCAGCAGAAATCTCAGCAGATACAGCCAAAACTACCTGTGTGGCTAGATACCACAAAGGGTTGTGAAGTCCAAATCACTGTTATATTTAGTGTACCAGTGGTTATTTGTGTCCTCCCCATGGTGAGGATCGAGAAGAGCGTCAGCCAGTGTGATGCTGCAAAGATTTTAATTGTGGAGCGTGGCGGAGGAACAACCTGCTCATGGCGTAAAGCCTTCAAGGCCTACTTTTCCTGTATGCACAGAT encodes:
- the znf644a gene encoding zinc finger protein 644a, whose translation is MAAEMSCLTGVDEDDKDADPEINALSLLQEPVRMAQGSASCTDSFGKPSLKQNSVLDVMSNTDMLSPVGLGNGPSSHQATQAHELNSISTDKEEEKSITPLKTVQEIDTAGIWGFDVDSPENSLDNFSSASDLHWDPHKEFMQFLWENHGDSPGEEPKEEVPPSNSQRRRKRKMDMVVMVDPSEDLYPDLSRKSSEELSDTEGPEDSIPVRKVRKSRKFPKSQSSPTGKVSKYPNGTVKAIKEILYNAPARNSHENSIGHGLSPLKGRLTINSHSEEKLSRYPCSKCKLIFKKEHHLHRHMKSHVDPPNISPKPFICRECGQSFRQSGSLIEHMSIHQEKRTRLTEEVKSINDKKKEDKNMKLFCPQCPFGTNCPNTFVQHAKTHEKDKRRFRCDKCSFRTLSENDLRRHNIMQHTVITVRKQIQDDDTQTFSCNVCSYRAFSKNVFKNHLLRRHQQTFEEYEAAKRREKNVQIQNDDSETFSCNICSYRAFSKHVFENHLLRRHQQTFEEYEAAHCSDKNAQPSRDQHVPTCKIPVEDAEFTSKISIKNQISSRRACSPSDSNDISDLFKNSKIKRGLKSQLTESKLDKSINVLLSRQRHGKKTTEQKKESNNCSTSVQNSKSDKDGSDQLPGTLTVKVEDSALSPNGPSSAAESDLKSMGEPKFNVAQSTVKKSPSKRKMSTPYRNTCDQDSCFILPKPLPSPKKINQEEEVANFDEKDIFQFKDTDPNSNSFDNGIKKEKQNIIYTYSRRMSMRGALQASKRLFEKIKTEEQEQTDPEIKEECIETEVFQETFDSHQIPLRESLEDDLSELESDRKNCPYCPAVFESGVGLSNHVRGHLHRVGLSYNARHVVPPEQVASQDRRPRIRRKISAFRRLKKVLQMESDSETVKSIHSCPLCGDSFDNRTGQSNHIRGHLKKLGKSFSTKNKSPLFLLRELMRDKKEFQRALQILGKRRNHFQYGASPKLSNADRFTPPPIGIPKSNSIPRVCTDAKPLISTFSLAEMEPEKRQLETKLDVKNSLSGTTALIGILKRRKCQEDARLKGSSLISRNSLTVSSNSEHSSGSRVAASLPNSISEKGEFNRKVCVHCNATFHSGVSLSNHLRAYAKRKRTALLEGTTFDCKARRQRSRPGSKKKTLPLPQTPEEMYRLTCRFCDLVFQGPLSVQEDWIKHLQRHIMNTSVPHTGLGMVEVTSLPTDPPPIKTDQDSSLTATHAAS